In Musa acuminata AAA Group cultivar baxijiao chromosome BXJ2-8, Cavendish_Baxijiao_AAA, whole genome shotgun sequence, one genomic interval encodes:
- the LOC135620257 gene encoding BTB/POZ domain-containing protein At4g08455-like, giving the protein MWCQSCREEYEERDAGTCKECYEEASETEEELKREIDDLKSKVAFLRLASPHDLVSTTDLVLHASSSTSPSSPSNPNSSLCTTPAVPAHRAVLISRSPVFKAMLENEMEESRSGIIKIYDVSYDVLRSFVHYLYTAEVLLDEHMACDLLILAEKYQVKHLKIFCEKFMTSKVNSENAVASYAFAHRHNAKQLLEASLSLIMDNMATLTEREEYKELVEKDPRLVVEIYEAYLTRQVNTAAKDLTLQP; this is encoded by the exons ATGTGGTGCCAATCGTGCCGGGAGGAGTACGAGGAGAGGGACGCGGGAACGTGCAAGGAGTGCTATGAAGAGGCCAGCGAGACGGAGGAGGAGCTGAAGCGCGAGATCGACGACCTCAAGTCCAAGGTCGCCTTCCTCCGCCTCGCCTCCCCCCACGACCTCGTCTCCACCACCGACCTCGTCCTCCACGCCTCCTCCTCTACCTCCCCTTCCTCTCCCTCCAATCCGAATTCCTCACTCTGCACCACCCCCGCCGTCCCCGCCCACCGCGCCGTCCTC ATTAGCAGGTCTCCTGTTTTCAAGGCAATGCTGGAGAATGAGATGGAGGAGAGCAGGAGCGGCATAATTAAAATCTATGACGTCTCTTATGATGTTCTTCGGTCCTTTGTCCACTACTTGTACACGGCAGAAGTGCTCCTTGATGAACATATGGCTTGTGACCTCTTGATCTTGGCTGAGAAATACCAAGTGAAGCATCTGAAGATCTTCTGTGAGAAGTTCATGACATCCAAAGTGAACAGTGAGAATGCCGTTGCAAGTTATGCCTTCGCCCATCGGCATAACGCCAAGCAACTGCTCGAGGCCTCCTTGTCACTGATAATGGACAACATGGCCACACTGACAGAACGCGAAGAGTACAAGGAACTTGTGGAGAAGGACCCACGGCTTGTGGTGGAGATTTATGAAGCCTACCTCACTAGGCAGGTCAATACAGCGGCCAAGGATTTAACGTTGCAACCATAG
- the LOC103995684 gene encoding F-box protein At5g39450-like: MSDEAAAEVCDSGLFLALPDDVLAFISGRLGLRDLFALALCCRGLWEAIADSEKIWFAQCCRIGPPPHALPLWREGVDSYFTLCRFLASVAPLLGVWVHQNPELRNVVCVLWGFLSVVGVSVIPQEVGPLGLDSGPLLWAPVFEVLADADGAPSRLFLHGRGDRGEDRLYPGTVQPIDSSCNVLLLEVDVRQRDPCFPPNPPRLPYSGCFSFLSEGKYPTFTRHLRRLNTNIISSPPANPFSQLSFSDRNWLLNEVADTVALEIPSDLATAPLFERCSPCNDTKLLAGRWSQLTEMHMLNRRRIKMKATNRLVPGLMKHRSLDGCDGINDHQSTVAGKRKAFFSVFENLRDEPKQYMSRSMFPQVADLVSSSGNYWWSTPDGLLNFLMSSDSIGLSLKAAHKMDATNMAWPDMSYDWFALYKLPMQVPTACHEHAGLWGGTFGWPFEDKPEKALFLVLLSYEEVMGHRLLIATKILEGTQRLLYPNGSPMFTVRLDEAPKNPFPWGIDRESPRVKVKKSYNGEGVVTSYGFLCSDLEPGSLYVLQNGLLAFVWEKSDSVITLQRIVLQELLRKGERVPMLPPTADFSYFTKSYSNMFAAVQNG; this comes from the coding sequence ATGTCGGACGAGGCGGCGGCCGAGGTCTGCGACTCCGGGCTCTTCCTCGCGCTGCCGGACGATGTTCTGGCTTTCATCTCCGGCCGCCTCGGCCTGCGCGACCTCTTCGCCCTCGCCCTCTGCTGCCGAGGACTTTGGGAGGCCATCGCCGACTCCGAGAAGATCTGGTTCGCCCAGTGCTGCCGCATCGGCCCTCCGCCCCACGCCCTCCCGCTGTGGCGCGAGGGCGTGGACTCCTACTTCACCCTCTGTCGCTTCCTCGCCTCCGTCGCGCCCCTCCTCGGCGTGTGGGTCCATCAGAACCCCGAGCTCCGCAACGTGGTCTGCGTCCTCTGGGGCTTCCTCTCCGTCGTCGGCGTCAGTGTCATACCTCAGGAGGTGGGGCCGCTCGGCCTCGACAGCGGACCTCTCCTGTGGGCGCCGGTTTTCGAGGTCCTCGCTGACGCCGATGGAGCCCCCTCCCGCCTCTTTCTCCATGGCCGTGGCGATCGCGGAGAGGACCGTCTCTACCCGGGCACCGTCCAACCCATCGACTCTTCCTGCAACGTCCTCCTCCTCGAGGTCGACGTCCGTCAAAGAGACCCCTGCTTCCCACCAAACCCTCCTCGCTTACCCTACTCCGGGTGCTTCTCGTTCCTTTCCGAGGGCAAATATCCAACCTTTACGAGACATCTTCGCCGGTTGAATACCAACATCATCTCCAGTCCTCCGGCGAACCCATTTAGTCAATTGTCCTTCAGCGACCGCAATTGGCTTCTGAACGAGGTGGCCGACACAGTCGCCCTTGAGATCCCTTCGGACCTGGCCACCGCTCCTCTCTTCGAACGTTGTTCTCCCTGCAACGACACAAAGCTCTTGGCTGGTCGATGGTCGCAACTCACTGAGATGCACATGCTCAACAGAAGACGCATCAAAATGAAAGCCACCAACCGATTGGTGCCGGGCTTGATGAAGCATCGAAGCCTTGACGGCTGCGATGGGATTAATGATCACCAGAGCACCGTCGCTGGCAAAAGAAAGGCCTTTTTCTCGGTGTTTGAGAACCTGAGAGATGAGCCCAAACAGTATATGAGTAGATCAATGTTTCCTCAGGTGGCTGATTTGGTATCGAGCAGTGGAAATTATTGGTGGAGCACCCCAGACGGACTGCTCAACTTCTTGATGTCTAGTGATAGTATCGGACTAAGCTTAAAAGCAGCACACAAGATGGATGCTACAAATATGGCGTGGCCCGATATGAGTTATGACTGGTTTGCGCTGTATAAGCTCCCGATGCAGGTCCCAACTGCCTGCCATGAGCATGCCGGCCTGTGGGGTGGCACCTTTGGCTGGCCATTTGAAGATAAGCCAGAGAAGGCCTTATTCTTGGTGTTGCTTTCTTATGAGGAGGTCATGGGACATCGTCTTCTGATTGCAACCAAGATTCTGGAAGGAACACAGCGTCTCCTCTATCCAAACGGCTCTCCAATGTTCACTGTGAGGCTTGATGAGGCACCTAAGAACCCGTTTCCATGGGGTATAGATAGAGAGTCTCCTCGAGTGAAAGTTAAGAAGAGTTACAATGGAGAAGGCGTCGTCACCAGTTACGGATTCCTATGCTCTGATCTCGAGCCTGGCTCATTGTATGTGCTTCAGAATGGACTGCTTGCATTTGTTTGGGAGAAGTCAGATTCTGTCATTACTTTGCAGAGGATAGTCCTGCAGGAGCTTCTGAGGAAAGGAGAAAGAGTGCCAATGCTACCTCCTACTGCTGATTTTTCATATTTCACCAAGTCTTACTCCAACATGTTTGCAGCAGTTCAGAACGGTTGA